In Macrobrachium rosenbergii isolate ZJJX-2024 chromosome 4, ASM4041242v1, whole genome shotgun sequence, one genomic interval encodes:
- the LOC136832588 gene encoding phosphoenolpyruvate carboxykinase, cytosolic [GTP]-like isoform X3, whose amino-acid sequence MSFIVRFVPRLIRLNSFIYEASKNAAEVNKQNLEFQVRSLSVAHGKLNNLKPKVRSFVEESARLCQPANVHICDGSDREFRHLLNVMQQAGMIEPLPKYTNCWLARTDPGDVARVESKTFIVTKDRRETIPTPKEGVKGLLGNWMSPDDLKQAVHERFPGCMAGRTMYVIPYSMGPVGSPLSKIGVELTDSPYVVASMRTMTRMGSVVLDTLGEEDFVKCLHSVGCPLPLKRELVNQWPCDPERTIVTHVPDTNEIISFGSGYGGNSLLGKKCFALRIGSTIARREGWLAEHMLILGITNPQGVKRYIAAAFPSACGKTNLAMMTPSLPGYKVECVGDDIAWMKFDDDGILRAINPENGFFGVAPGTSMQTNPVAMKTILSNTIFTNVAKTSDGGVFWEGLENEIPNNVTITSWLGDTDWTKESGKPAAHPNSRFCTPAAQCPIIDPAWEDPKGVPISAILFGGRRPQGVPLVYEAFDWKHGVLIGGAMRSEATAAAEHKGKVIMHDPFAMRPFFGYNFGHYLQHWLSMENRSDKPLPKIFHVNWFRKDEKGRFIWPGFGENARVLDWILRRIDGEDIAEESAVGLIPKPNTIKMEGLQDHNIDMDELFSLPKDFWQQEVRDIAKYFSEQLEEDLPNEVREELKRLDKRVEKL is encoded by the exons ACTGAACAGCTTCATTTATGAAGCTTCCAAGAATGCTGCTGAAGTGAACAAGCAGAACCTTGAATTCCAAGTTCGATCCCTCAGCGTTGCCCATGGGAAACTTAACAACCTTAAGCCAAAG gtACGATCCTTTGTGGAGGAGAGTGCCCGACTCTGTCAACCCGCCAACGTCCACATCTGCGATGGCTCCGACCGCGAGTTTCGTCATCTTTTGAACGTGATGCAGCAGGCTGGGATGATTGAGCCCCTGCCTAAGTATACTAACTGCTGGCTGGCTCGCACTGACCCAGGCGATGTGGCCCGTGTCGAAAGTAAGACTTTCATCGTGACGAAGGACCGCCGCGAAACCATTCCCACCCCTAAGGAGGGTGTCAAGGGGCTCTTAGGAAACTGGATGTCCCCAGATGACCTGAAGCAGGCCGTCCACGAACGCTTTCCAGGATGCATGGCGGGAAGAACCATGTATGTGATTCCCTATTCCATGGGTCCAGTAGGTTCTCCTCTTTCAAAGATTGGCGTTGAATTGACTGATTCCCCTTATGTCGTTGCTTCAATGCGCACTATGACCCGAATGGGATCTGTTGTACTGGATACCCTTGGAGAAGAGGACTTTGTCAAGTGCCTTCATTCTGTCGGATGCCCACTTCCACTCAAGAGGGAGCTAGTCAACCAATGGCCTTGTGATCCAGAACGTACCATTGTGACCCATGTACCTGACACAAATGAGATTATTTCATTTGGATCGGGTTATGGTGGAAATTCTCTCTTGGGTAAGAAGTGTTTTGCCCTCCGAATTGGTTCAACTATTGCCAGACGTGAAGGATGGCTTGCAGAGCACATGCTTATCCTTGGAATAACAAATCCCCAAGGAGTTAAGAGATATATAGCAGCTGCTTTCCCATCTGCCTGTGGTAAAACTAACTTGGCAATGATGACCCCATCTCTCCCTGGATACAAAGTCGAATGTGTTGGCGATGACATTGCGTGGATGAAATTTGATGACGATGGAATTCTCCGAGCCATCAACCCTGAAAATGGTTTCTTTGGAGTAGCCCCTGGTACCTCAATGCAAACTAATCCTGTTGCCATGAAAACAATTCTTTCCAATACAATCTTCACAAATGTAGCCAAGACCAGTGATGGAGGAGTATTCTGGGAGGGCCTAGAAAATGAAATTCCTAATAATGTCACCATCACATCTTGGTTGGGAGACACCGACTGGACTAAGGAGTCTGGCAAACCTGCAGCACATCCTAACTCAAGATTTTGCACTCCTGCTGCTCAGTGTCCCATCATTGACCCTGCGTGGGAAGATCCTAAAGGAGTACCCATTTCAGCCATCCTCTTCGGTGGCAGGAGACCACAAGGAGTACCTCTTGTCTATGAGGCGTTTGACTGGAAGCATGGAGTACTTATTGGTGGAGCCATGAGGTCAGAGGCCACTGCTGCAGCAGAGCACAAGGGCAAGGTGATCATGCATGATCCATTCGCTATGAGGCCATTCTTCGGTTACAACTTTGGTCATTACTTGCAGCACTGGTTAAGCATGGAGAACAGAAGTGACAAGCCCCTTCCCAAAATATTCCACGTCAATTGGTTTAGAAAAGACGAAAAAGGCCGTTTCATCTGGCCCGGATTTGGTGAGAATGCCCGCGTCTTAGACTGGATTTTGAGGCGTATTGATGGCGAAGATATCGCTGAAGAGAGTGCTGTGGGACTTATTCCTAAACCAAATACTATTAAAATGGAAGGTCTGCAAGACCACAACATTGACATGGATGAACTCTTTAGCCTTCCAAAGGACTTCTGGCAGCAAGAGGTTCGTGATATAGCTAAATATTTCAGCGAACAACTTGAAGAAGACTTGCCCAACGAAGTGAGGGAAGAGCTGAAGAGGCTGGACAAGCGCGTCGAGAAGCTTTAA
- the LOC136832588 gene encoding phosphoenolpyruvate carboxykinase, cytosolic [GTP]-like isoform X1, with translation MVITSNNVEDIVMNNSKLNSFIYEASKNAAEVNKQNLEFQVRSLSVAHGKLNNLKPKVRSFVEESARLCQPANVHICDGSDREFRHLLNVMQQAGMIEPLPKYTNCWLARTDPGDVARVESKTFIVTKDRRETIPTPKEGVKGLLGNWMSPDDLKQAVHERFPGCMAGRTMYVIPYSMGPVGSPLSKIGVELTDSPYVVASMRTMTRMGSVVLDTLGEEDFVKCLHSVGCPLPLKRELVNQWPCDPERTIVTHVPDTNEIISFGSGYGGNSLLGKKCFALRIGSTIARREGWLAEHMLILGITNPQGVKRYIAAAFPSACGKTNLAMMTPSLPGYKVECVGDDIAWMKFDDDGILRAINPENGFFGVAPGTSMQTNPVAMKTILSNTIFTNVAKTSDGGVFWEGLENEIPNNVTITSWLGDTDWTKESGKPAAHPNSRFCTPAAQCPIIDPAWEDPKGVPISAILFGGRRPQGVPLVYEAFDWKHGVLIGGAMRSEATAAAEHKGKVIMHDPFAMRPFFGYNFGHYLQHWLSMENRSDKPLPKIFHVNWFRKDEKGRFIWPGFGENARVLDWILRRIDGEDIAEESAVGLIPKPNTIKMEGLQDHNIDMDELFSLPKDFWQQEVRDIAKYFSEQLEEDLPNEVREELKRLDKRVEKL, from the exons ACTGAACAGCTTCATTTATGAAGCTTCCAAGAATGCTGCTGAAGTGAACAAGCAGAACCTTGAATTCCAAGTTCGATCCCTCAGCGTTGCCCATGGGAAACTTAACAACCTTAAGCCAAAG gtACGATCCTTTGTGGAGGAGAGTGCCCGACTCTGTCAACCCGCCAACGTCCACATCTGCGATGGCTCCGACCGCGAGTTTCGTCATCTTTTGAACGTGATGCAGCAGGCTGGGATGATTGAGCCCCTGCCTAAGTATACTAACTGCTGGCTGGCTCGCACTGACCCAGGCGATGTGGCCCGTGTCGAAAGTAAGACTTTCATCGTGACGAAGGACCGCCGCGAAACCATTCCCACCCCTAAGGAGGGTGTCAAGGGGCTCTTAGGAAACTGGATGTCCCCAGATGACCTGAAGCAGGCCGTCCACGAACGCTTTCCAGGATGCATGGCGGGAAGAACCATGTATGTGATTCCCTATTCCATGGGTCCAGTAGGTTCTCCTCTTTCAAAGATTGGCGTTGAATTGACTGATTCCCCTTATGTCGTTGCTTCAATGCGCACTATGACCCGAATGGGATCTGTTGTACTGGATACCCTTGGAGAAGAGGACTTTGTCAAGTGCCTTCATTCTGTCGGATGCCCACTTCCACTCAAGAGGGAGCTAGTCAACCAATGGCCTTGTGATCCAGAACGTACCATTGTGACCCATGTACCTGACACAAATGAGATTATTTCATTTGGATCGGGTTATGGTGGAAATTCTCTCTTGGGTAAGAAGTGTTTTGCCCTCCGAATTGGTTCAACTATTGCCAGACGTGAAGGATGGCTTGCAGAGCACATGCTTATCCTTGGAATAACAAATCCCCAAGGAGTTAAGAGATATATAGCAGCTGCTTTCCCATCTGCCTGTGGTAAAACTAACTTGGCAATGATGACCCCATCTCTCCCTGGATACAAAGTCGAATGTGTTGGCGATGACATTGCGTGGATGAAATTTGATGACGATGGAATTCTCCGAGCCATCAACCCTGAAAATGGTTTCTTTGGAGTAGCCCCTGGTACCTCAATGCAAACTAATCCTGTTGCCATGAAAACAATTCTTTCCAATACAATCTTCACAAATGTAGCCAAGACCAGTGATGGAGGAGTATTCTGGGAGGGCCTAGAAAATGAAATTCCTAATAATGTCACCATCACATCTTGGTTGGGAGACACCGACTGGACTAAGGAGTCTGGCAAACCTGCAGCACATCCTAACTCAAGATTTTGCACTCCTGCTGCTCAGTGTCCCATCATTGACCCTGCGTGGGAAGATCCTAAAGGAGTACCCATTTCAGCCATCCTCTTCGGTGGCAGGAGACCACAAGGAGTACCTCTTGTCTATGAGGCGTTTGACTGGAAGCATGGAGTACTTATTGGTGGAGCCATGAGGTCAGAGGCCACTGCTGCAGCAGAGCACAAGGGCAAGGTGATCATGCATGATCCATTCGCTATGAGGCCATTCTTCGGTTACAACTTTGGTCATTACTTGCAGCACTGGTTAAGCATGGAGAACAGAAGTGACAAGCCCCTTCCCAAAATATTCCACGTCAATTGGTTTAGAAAAGACGAAAAAGGCCGTTTCATCTGGCCCGGATTTGGTGAGAATGCCCGCGTCTTAGACTGGATTTTGAGGCGTATTGATGGCGAAGATATCGCTGAAGAGAGTGCTGTGGGACTTATTCCTAAACCAAATACTATTAAAATGGAAGGTCTGCAAGACCACAACATTGACATGGATGAACTCTTTAGCCTTCCAAAGGACTTCTGGCAGCAAGAGGTTCGTGATATAGCTAAATATTTCAGCGAACAACTTGAAGAAGACTTGCCCAACGAAGTGAGGGAAGAGCTGAAGAGGCTGGACAAGCGCGTCGAGAAGCTTTAA
- the LOC136832588 gene encoding phosphoenolpyruvate carboxykinase, cytosolic [GTP]-like isoform X2: MIFAFRNCKRLYFRLNSFIYEASKNAAEVNKQNLEFQVRSLSVAHGKLNNLKPKVRSFVEESARLCQPANVHICDGSDREFRHLLNVMQQAGMIEPLPKYTNCWLARTDPGDVARVESKTFIVTKDRRETIPTPKEGVKGLLGNWMSPDDLKQAVHERFPGCMAGRTMYVIPYSMGPVGSPLSKIGVELTDSPYVVASMRTMTRMGSVVLDTLGEEDFVKCLHSVGCPLPLKRELVNQWPCDPERTIVTHVPDTNEIISFGSGYGGNSLLGKKCFALRIGSTIARREGWLAEHMLILGITNPQGVKRYIAAAFPSACGKTNLAMMTPSLPGYKVECVGDDIAWMKFDDDGILRAINPENGFFGVAPGTSMQTNPVAMKTILSNTIFTNVAKTSDGGVFWEGLENEIPNNVTITSWLGDTDWTKESGKPAAHPNSRFCTPAAQCPIIDPAWEDPKGVPISAILFGGRRPQGVPLVYEAFDWKHGVLIGGAMRSEATAAAEHKGKVIMHDPFAMRPFFGYNFGHYLQHWLSMENRSDKPLPKIFHVNWFRKDEKGRFIWPGFGENARVLDWILRRIDGEDIAEESAVGLIPKPNTIKMEGLQDHNIDMDELFSLPKDFWQQEVRDIAKYFSEQLEEDLPNEVREELKRLDKRVEKL, encoded by the exons ATGATCTTCGCCTTTCGTAACTGCAAACGTCTTTATTTTAG ACTGAACAGCTTCATTTATGAAGCTTCCAAGAATGCTGCTGAAGTGAACAAGCAGAACCTTGAATTCCAAGTTCGATCCCTCAGCGTTGCCCATGGGAAACTTAACAACCTTAAGCCAAAG gtACGATCCTTTGTGGAGGAGAGTGCCCGACTCTGTCAACCCGCCAACGTCCACATCTGCGATGGCTCCGACCGCGAGTTTCGTCATCTTTTGAACGTGATGCAGCAGGCTGGGATGATTGAGCCCCTGCCTAAGTATACTAACTGCTGGCTGGCTCGCACTGACCCAGGCGATGTGGCCCGTGTCGAAAGTAAGACTTTCATCGTGACGAAGGACCGCCGCGAAACCATTCCCACCCCTAAGGAGGGTGTCAAGGGGCTCTTAGGAAACTGGATGTCCCCAGATGACCTGAAGCAGGCCGTCCACGAACGCTTTCCAGGATGCATGGCGGGAAGAACCATGTATGTGATTCCCTATTCCATGGGTCCAGTAGGTTCTCCTCTTTCAAAGATTGGCGTTGAATTGACTGATTCCCCTTATGTCGTTGCTTCAATGCGCACTATGACCCGAATGGGATCTGTTGTACTGGATACCCTTGGAGAAGAGGACTTTGTCAAGTGCCTTCATTCTGTCGGATGCCCACTTCCACTCAAGAGGGAGCTAGTCAACCAATGGCCTTGTGATCCAGAACGTACCATTGTGACCCATGTACCTGACACAAATGAGATTATTTCATTTGGATCGGGTTATGGTGGAAATTCTCTCTTGGGTAAGAAGTGTTTTGCCCTCCGAATTGGTTCAACTATTGCCAGACGTGAAGGATGGCTTGCAGAGCACATGCTTATCCTTGGAATAACAAATCCCCAAGGAGTTAAGAGATATATAGCAGCTGCTTTCCCATCTGCCTGTGGTAAAACTAACTTGGCAATGATGACCCCATCTCTCCCTGGATACAAAGTCGAATGTGTTGGCGATGACATTGCGTGGATGAAATTTGATGACGATGGAATTCTCCGAGCCATCAACCCTGAAAATGGTTTCTTTGGAGTAGCCCCTGGTACCTCAATGCAAACTAATCCTGTTGCCATGAAAACAATTCTTTCCAATACAATCTTCACAAATGTAGCCAAGACCAGTGATGGAGGAGTATTCTGGGAGGGCCTAGAAAATGAAATTCCTAATAATGTCACCATCACATCTTGGTTGGGAGACACCGACTGGACTAAGGAGTCTGGCAAACCTGCAGCACATCCTAACTCAAGATTTTGCACTCCTGCTGCTCAGTGTCCCATCATTGACCCTGCGTGGGAAGATCCTAAAGGAGTACCCATTTCAGCCATCCTCTTCGGTGGCAGGAGACCACAAGGAGTACCTCTTGTCTATGAGGCGTTTGACTGGAAGCATGGAGTACTTATTGGTGGAGCCATGAGGTCAGAGGCCACTGCTGCAGCAGAGCACAAGGGCAAGGTGATCATGCATGATCCATTCGCTATGAGGCCATTCTTCGGTTACAACTTTGGTCATTACTTGCAGCACTGGTTAAGCATGGAGAACAGAAGTGACAAGCCCCTTCCCAAAATATTCCACGTCAATTGGTTTAGAAAAGACGAAAAAGGCCGTTTCATCTGGCCCGGATTTGGTGAGAATGCCCGCGTCTTAGACTGGATTTTGAGGCGTATTGATGGCGAAGATATCGCTGAAGAGAGTGCTGTGGGACTTATTCCTAAACCAAATACTATTAAAATGGAAGGTCTGCAAGACCACAACATTGACATGGATGAACTCTTTAGCCTTCCAAAGGACTTCTGGCAGCAAGAGGTTCGTGATATAGCTAAATATTTCAGCGAACAACTTGAAGAAGACTTGCCCAACGAAGTGAGGGAAGAGCTGAAGAGGCTGGACAAGCGCGTCGAGAAGCTTTAA